ATTAGAAACTCGAGTTTTAGTAGGATACTTGTGTATTATAGCACGAAATGCCAATCTCTTGCtaatcaactacgagtcatggcatcatatgcctgatagtaacaaaaatcatgCTCtagataatattaaggtaataacgtgaatgtaatttataatactttggtttaattttcatttatatttactttctaaacttgtgttaTTTGTAGGAGAGATTTGCTTTGGAGGTCTCGGATAATTATGTGAAGAAAACATTAGCAAAGGAATGGAGaaaccataaaagtactttaaaaaggaatattttaagaaaaatataagcctcGAAGAGAAATTGCGAAATGTCCTGCCGAGAATGCTggggtaccaatgggaagatgcagttagattttggaattcaaagaaaggaGGGATATTATGTACTTtcaaactcttataattatttcggtttatattatttactatatacgtaataataatttcataatgtaggatagTGAGCGAGTTAGAACTACAAgtaggcaaaaacaaaaaatcacgCACATAgttgggtcgaaaagttttggtTGTGTAGCTGATGACgatgtattttgaatttattaattgtgtcaaatattaattattttctactaaataatatttttcctactatATTGTAGTAACTGTCGTCTGGtaaaaaagttggacgccttcagctttttgacattacacatagaaagaaagatggatctcctatgactactgaagctgcagaaattatgatatatttacttaataaaatttgaattattttaaatatttatcatgtttaattataatggtttaatttgtcgtttgtaatgaaaataatgccaagttatgttgcatttgcttgagtatatatttcatttctaactccttaattgatttattaggagaaactaaaggataaaaggaCGGAGTATGAAGCTATGActtccagtgatagttctgttaatctagacgacattgataaccaagttattactgaagttttgggtcctgaaaggtatggtcaggttcaatttcaaggatcttttgttatcccaacccaatattttggatccagctcacagcaatacatgccttcggcgaatcaggctcaagctgaagttcagaggttaagagaccagatgactcagatgcaagcgagcacagttgagcaaattgctaaacttaaagcggaggcaacattgagagaagcagaggctaaaagaaaatatgatgaaCTCCAACTataacttaaagcagaggcagTAGCGAGGGAAGCAAAGGCAGCAGAAAGGGCAACAGAGGCAACAAGAAAATATGACGAACTCTAGCTACAACTTCAAAATATGATAGAGATGTTTCAGCAGAATTCGCCATTTTagacttttgttttcttattgtgagAATATCTTaacaatataacttttaaatatattttgttatttcagttatcaatttagatcatatacatatttctttcgtgatagtatcatttagatttgaaGTTTTTTGTTGGATATgaaattacagaaaaatatgttgaaaattcGGGttctatatgaaataaaatgggttgGTAAAATCTGTTATTGTTAGTGGcgttttcccacaaacgccgctacagaacatgatctttagcggcgattttattacaaatgccgctaaaaaaaATGATCTTTTGCGGCGATTCTAGCTATAAACGCCACAACATGCTCGACTCTTTTGTGGCGTTTGTAaagaaaagcgccgctaaatatCATGTTCTATAACGGCATTTGTAataaaagcaccgctaaagatcatgttctatagcggcgttttctcaCATAAACACCGCAGATTTTAGCAGCActatctatagcggcgttttttgcgaCGCTTTTTTTTAGAGGCGCCTATAGGGCCAAAAAAaggccgctaaaaacctgttttgctgTAGTGTTATacttgactttgattagaatatggttctacaaacctataaatagacgtaATAGTCTCTCTtcttgtatcattcgaattcgacatagtaaatTTTTTCTCCTCTGCACGTAAACTTGGcgtgttctattttttttctcttttcttaccattatcaacattatatttttatagaaagcttaattgatttgatgattttgtTAATTGTAATCTTGTTTGTTTGATAACAACCATCAATGTTTTCCAAACAGATTCCATTTGAGCTACATAATTGAGCAAGTAACTGGGAAGCCGCAGTAGTGTAGGACTAAActcactttttattattattgatagttaataagaaaaataaaatcatgccAAAGGAAAACATTAGACTTGTATATAGGAAATAGATTCGTAAATGgttgatataaatttaattatcataaagGGGAATGAATGAAACATGACAAAAACAATGGAAATACATGTATAGTCAAGGTGACGCTTGGCTCAATTGGAGCTTACGCAGTAGTGTTTTCTGTCTTTAATTCTCTTTTAAAACCTCATGAAGGAACAAATATAGAGAGGGAACAACAATAATTGTTTCAGGAGCAAAACATGGGAAGAATAGATTAAAAAGatcaaaaagaaaagtgaaaagatGGGGtaaaatcaattattataaGGGTTGACAAAATTGCAGTTGGTTCGAATTTCGCCGGCTTCATCGAGACCAGAGAGGACTTGAATGTTTGCAAGCCTTACCATGGAGGCTGAGAACTGGTGTATGAAAAGGGAAGGGGTTCCAATCAAAGAGTTGACGATAGGTGAAGTCCTTGGATCAGAATAGAGCATTTGATCGGTGGATAGAAGTCCCATATTTTTCTGAAGATTGGCATAAAACTGGGAATCAAAAGTGGTTGGGGTTGTAGCATCAAGATCAACGTAGTCGCCCGATGCACATCTGCATTTCCTTTGTAAGAAGTCCAAGTAATGATCATCAAGAGGAGGATTTGGCATGCTCGATGTTCCATTCAACCCCTGATACAGCCGGTGTTGAATTGCACCACACGTTGTCCTTCCAATGGTGTGTGCTCCTGGACATATGATAGGAATGCACTGTCAATGCATGCATGCATCAACTATACATACataaaagagaagagaagattTGGGTTTTGACAAGCACCTGAGAGAACCACCAAATCAATGAAATTTAGACCCCGAGATTGGAACAACTCAAGCAAAGTGGTAATGCTTTCGCGACCACTAGGCACCATCTCAGCATCTTTTGCATTTGAAATACGCGAATCTTTCCTGCCATAAGGAACTCTCCAATATGGTCCTCCGAGTAAAACGGTGGCATCCCTGGTGGCTGCCGTCAGAATGTCAGTGCAAGACACGATTGCCGGGCAGGATTTCTCCACCTCCGCCTTAATATCGTCTATCACTTGAAACCCTCTCAATGTTTTGCTAGCCTCGGCTCTCCTCTCACTTCCTTCGTGGTTCAAGAGAATGGAAGCGTCGCATCCCTGATCAATTAATTCACATGATCATCCTCAGTCTCAACCATATATACATaagcaaatataaaattaattaccgTGGCAAAGCAGTCATGAAAATGCAGCCTCAAAAGACTGGCGGCAAGTGTGTGATCCTTTGCAACCCATTGTTTCAGTTTTGTGTGGATAATTTGTTCAAGCTGTGGGCATCTCTGGTGGTAGTAGTCGAAGGACAAGAGATTATCAAACAGCAACGTCTCTGGTATTGGTAATGCAGGAAAAGTTGGGAAAGAGTCTTCTTCACCATGCCCACAGCTGGCTGTACATATAATGGAGAGGAGGAAAAGGCTAAGAACGGAGGATTTCATCCTTCTGTTTCTGGTAAGcccaaaatttaataaagtatTAATTCGGATTTTCTTTTTGGACGCTTATGATGATGGCTGCAATTGCGTTTTTATAGTAATTGACGATGAATAAGATATAGTTACATTTGGGTATCGACATATcagatttgttaaatttattaaataagtaCGTGGGAGGCACCCCCACCTACATGCTAACCATGTCTgagtataatttaattaattaaggtactAGTTTTGACTTTTAGTTTTAATGTCTGCAGCAAACGTGTCAGTCACTAACTTACATTATGAATCAACTTTAAAATGTCACAAAACCAATAGAAAATTCAAGTTTGCTGTTAACTGAAACTCTGTTCGTCTCTTGGAGTTCAAATTATTCGTCAGGTAAGTTAATTTTCAGTCGcagtttctttttaaaatttactgaTCAAGTCGAAAGCTGTTGGATGCTGGTATTTACTTCAATCGTTTGCATTGAAGTGTGTTGAACAAAccttttcatttccattcatCTCCTTACACATTGTGATAAACCTTGCCTTCGCATCCGTTATGCTTGTGTACATGATATCAAGACAATAATGAGTTAGTGAACTTACTAgcattttatttctcttctcctcTGCAGCCGCTGATAGTTTGAGGCATTTAGGTAATTGGGTCCTTTCCGGATATTTCACCCCTTATGTGATTTATGTGAAACTGTTCCTACTTTTATACCTGAGCAGTGGTTACTAACTACAACTACTCTTCATGGTACActcgaaatttgagagaatttaagtaaaaatattaaactcgaAAGATAGGTTTAGGtaaaaaataaacttgtttaaaataaaaggcCTGAGCCTAACCTGattcatttttaagtttataatattttatattatatcatttatatcacattaaaaaaataaatctatactaaatatataatactactctaatgtaaacattaaaataatttaagatgactatacaaaaaaattcaataaataaaaaaaatattaaattattaaatattaaattataataatatgtttgggttagtcttttgcaaatatggacaaacttgggtaaaattttaggctcataaTTCGAGCCAAGTTTGggcaaacataaaatatattaatattatgctTAAGTTCAGCCCGACCCATGTACACCTCTAGTGGTTATCGTTATCGTTTGGCACCTAGATGATATGAATTCAAATCAAGTTATCATCACCCCCTTCTCTCAATATTGTAATGATCATGTGTGTAACTAAtgcattttaataaattgaaaacctaTGCTCTCACAGGTACATTTATTGTGCACAACATGACTTAACTCGTAATAATAGAATCTtagctcaaaataaaaaaaaagtaaatagtACTCTCTCACAGAGAttgtataaattatgaaaataaaatattggtacGGATCATTTTCTAGGACAAATGactaattattattgtttgtaAGTAACAATCATTTTCATTGCAGAAGAGACAATAATGACACTAAGATAAAATAAACTGAATAGATGAATAGACTTCACCAAAAGAAATCAatgatatcttatgagggtTGAATATATGACAAGTTCATTGAACAATAGCTTAATATAAGTAGTTTTCCTAATGTTATATAATGGGAAGAccaatcatggtacttttaaTGGATTAATTATGTGATTGGAATAACTttgtaattaatagacaaaGAGTTGAAACTTAACTACAAATTATTTAAGCCTCAATTATATATGCATGATCAATCCTTGCACCAACTCACTTTAACTCTGAACGGATTGTATAATAAGAATTGATTGAATGTGTGAATAAAAACAATGTATGAAAAATAGATTCAATGAATTACTCTCCACATAAATGTACTTTCTTGAGATAACAATAGATGGcttaagattattttttatttaattagataaataaattaaataattgagttaaattaaatatttatagtagttatattttatttagataattaaattaatttacacAAAAGttttaatatagtaaaattgTTATGATTTTAGCAAATTAGAATTAGAttctataaattatttaattgaaataattaattaatttaaaataatcatttaaaagttaaattaaataattatataagcttagtttttaatttaattcaagagagataaacacatataattaaatcaaacttaaatGGCCCACCTAACTTAATAAGGAACAGTTGTCATGAGACAGCGATCTCATAGTGTCATCGGCCATAGGGCTCAGAGAGTACTACCAAgactcaaatttttattaaataattattttatgcatttcAAAATCAAGTATAACTCTTGCAAAATTTTCCCTATAAATAATGTGTAGGTGTCAAAAACCACATAGAGATATAACAAGAGAAAACTTTGTccaaattttgtgaaaattttatttgaattatttttctttcgactcaaaaaatttcttgagttttGTTTCCAAAGTTGTAAAACTATAATGGCAATCATCTAATAAGTGTAATTCAATTTAGAAGTAGATTTTCAGTTTGAGATTCCCACGTAGGAGGAATTAAACATTCCATTTGAAAGTCTAAGTTTTCATCTTGTGTtcaattatttgagttaaaagTCTATGCTCTAAACATCTGAGAGTtcgaaaatagaaaagaaaataattcgaTAGAAAGTTAAAGactttagattatattttaaattgattggaCAATAATCTAGACATGTCCCAAAACTAAAGTTACGATTTGAACATTTCATCAACCTTAAAACACATGTACTTTAACTTGATGAGATTTATTACTCTAGGTATTACAATAAATACATGCACTAGTGAGACAGCCTTCTCACTGCCTCGCCTAAAAGACCTAGTCCC
This genomic window from Gossypium raimondii isolate GPD5lz chromosome 10, ASM2569854v1, whole genome shotgun sequence contains:
- the LOC105775079 gene encoding peroxidase 7 yields the protein MKSSVLSLFLLSIICTASCGHGEEDSFPTFPALPIPETLLFDNLLSFDYYHQRCPQLEQIIHTKLKQWVAKDHTLAASLLRLHFHDCFATGCDASILLNHEGSERRAEASKTLRGFQVIDDIKAEVEKSCPAIVSCTDILTAATRDATVLLGGPYWRVPYGRKDSRISNAKDAEMVPSGRESITTLLELFQSRGLNFIDLVVLSGAHTIGRTTCGAIQHRLYQGLNGTSSMPNPPLDDHYLDFLQRKCRCASGDYVDLDATTPTTFDSQFYANLQKNMGLLSTDQMLYSDPRTSPIVNSLIGTPSLFIHQFSASMVRLANIQVLSGLDEAGEIRTNCNFVNPYNN